One window of Mangrovibacterium diazotrophicum genomic DNA carries:
- a CDS encoding ExbD/TolR family protein, with translation MALKRRNKVDASFSMSSMTDIVFLLLIFFMVTSTLIAPNALKLLLPESNNQTAAKPITTISITADLKYYVNTDGTPRRVSFSEIEPALQRSIGDNPEAYVSLHTDKSVPVEQVVKVMNIARRNKYKLILATAPER, from the coding sequence ATGGCTTTAAAACGAAGAAATAAAGTAGATGCCAGTTTCAGCATGTCGTCCATGACCGACATCGTGTTTTTGCTGCTGATCTTCTTCATGGTTACATCGACCCTGATTGCACCAAACGCACTGAAACTGCTTCTACCCGAAAGCAACAACCAAACTGCTGCAAAACCAATCACAACGATTTCCATCACGGCAGATTTGAAATATTACGTGAACACCGACGGTACTCCGCGACGGGTTTCCTTCAGCGAGATTGAACCGGCACTTCAACGAAGCATCGGCGACAATCCAGAGGCCTATGTGTCGCTCCATACCGACAAGTCGGTTCCTGTTGAGCAGGTCGTAAAAGTGATGAATATTGCACGCCGCAATAAGTACAAATTGATTTTGGCAACTGCCCCCGAACGTTAA
- a CDS encoding MotA/TolQ/ExbB proton channel family protein has product MLNFVLLQVSTPVEGADSVAQAAQDGIVTRFFDLALKGGWIMIPILALSLIAVFIFVDRYLAVKKAGRVDNTLLEKVKDYILQGKIDAALALSRSQDTPTARMIEKGITRIGRPMSDVNSAIEMVGNLEISKLEKGLPVLASVAGGAPMIGFLGTVIGMIQAFYDMANAGSNIDVTLLSSGIYQAMVTTVAGLTVGIIAYFAYNILVSSVEKVVFKMEATTSEFLDLLNEPAK; this is encoded by the coding sequence ATGCTGAACTTCGTTTTACTTCAAGTGAGCACACCTGTTGAAGGTGCCGACTCTGTAGCTCAAGCTGCGCAAGATGGAATTGTAACCCGCTTTTTTGATTTGGCTTTAAAAGGAGGATGGATCATGATCCCGATCCTCGCATTGTCGTTAATTGCGGTCTTCATTTTTGTTGATCGTTATTTGGCGGTTAAGAAAGCAGGACGCGTGGACAACACGCTTTTAGAAAAAGTAAAAGATTACATTCTGCAAGGGAAAATCGATGCTGCTTTGGCTCTTTCGCGTTCTCAGGATACGCCTACTGCACGCATGATTGAAAAAGGAATTACGCGCATCGGACGCCCGATGTCAGACGTTAATTCGGCCATTGAAATGGTGGGTAACCTGGAGATTTCGAAGTTGGAAAAAGGTTTGCCGGTTTTGGCTAGTGTTGCCGGTGGTGCCCCTATGATTGGGTTCCTTGGTACTGTTATTGGTATGATTCAGGCGTTTTACGACATGGCAAATGCCGGTAGCAATATCGACGTTACCTTGTTGTCGTCGGGTATTTATCAGGCCATGGTAACTACCGTTGCCGGTTTGACCGTCGGTATTATCGCGTACTTCGCTTACAACATCCTGGTATCAAGCGTGGAGAAAGTGGTTTTCAAAATGGAAGCGACCACATCCGAATTCCTGGATTTATTGAATGAACCAGCAAAATAA
- the nhaD gene encoding sodium:proton antiporter NhaD: MFVLMVVVFVLGYLAIALEHPIKVDKAASALIIGTLCWVVYIIGAKDIFSLGYSPAWEKFAHEHNVWLSIESAHEFIVEFEIIHHLGEIAEILFFLLGAMTIVEMVDQHNGFKAITDRITTTNKVKLLWILSFLTFFMSALLDNLTTTIVLVALLRKLIDDKQTRWFFASMVVLAANAGGAWSPIGDVTTIMLWIGGQVTAAKIVMGVFIPSVICMAVPLTILSFTMKGEVNRPVVEDDEKELTTPGEQILMLILGIAGLLFVPVFKTTTHLPPYMGMLLSLGIIWVVSEILHKDKDDEIKHKLRVTAVLRKVDVPTILFFLGILSAVAALQSAGHLHLLSQYLDEHLGDIFLIDLAIGVLSSIVDNVPLVAGAMGMYPIAETGATGYMASFVQDGTFWEFLAYTAGTGGSMLIIGSAAGVAAMGLEKIDFIWYLKKISWLALVGYLAGAAFYYIEFML, encoded by the coding sequence ATGTTTGTATTAATGGTTGTCGTGTTCGTGCTTGGTTACCTGGCCATCGCATTGGAACACCCGATTAAAGTGGACAAAGCAGCTTCTGCCCTGATAATTGGTACGCTGTGCTGGGTCGTTTACATCATTGGGGCCAAGGACATTTTTTCGTTAGGCTACAGCCCTGCTTGGGAGAAATTTGCTCACGAACACAATGTCTGGTTATCAATTGAATCAGCTCACGAGTTTATTGTCGAGTTTGAAATCATCCATCACCTGGGGGAGATTGCTGAAATATTATTCTTTTTACTGGGTGCGATGACCATTGTTGAAATGGTTGACCAGCACAATGGATTTAAAGCGATTACCGATCGAATCACGACAACAAACAAAGTAAAACTGTTGTGGATTCTGAGTTTCCTGACGTTCTTCATGTCAGCGCTTTTGGATAACCTGACAACCACCATCGTGCTGGTTGCTCTGTTACGAAAACTGATTGACGACAAGCAAACACGCTGGTTCTTTGCAAGTATGGTTGTACTGGCTGCAAATGCCGGAGGTGCGTGGTCTCCAATCGGAGATGTGACCACCATCATGTTGTGGATCGGTGGACAAGTCACAGCGGCAAAGATCGTGATGGGCGTGTTTATCCCAAGTGTTATTTGTATGGCGGTTCCATTGACAATCCTGAGTTTCACCATGAAAGGTGAAGTAAACAGACCGGTTGTTGAAGACGATGAAAAAGAGTTAACAACTCCCGGGGAACAAATTTTAATGCTCATATTGGGTATCGCAGGCCTTTTGTTTGTACCTGTTTTCAAGACAACCACTCACCTTCCCCCTTACATGGGAATGTTGCTGTCGCTGGGTATCATTTGGGTTGTTTCTGAAATTCTGCACAAAGACAAGGACGACGAGATCAAGCATAAACTGCGTGTTACTGCCGTACTTCGCAAAGTCGACGTACCGACAATCCTGTTCTTCTTAGGAATTCTGTCAGCTGTTGCGGCTTTGCAATCGGCTGGTCACTTGCATCTTTTGTCACAATACCTGGACGAGCATCTTGGTGATATCTTCCTGATCGACTTAGCGATTGGGGTGCTGTCTTCCATCGTCGACAACGTTCCGCTGGTTGCCGGAGCAATGGGTATGTACCCGATTGCCGAGACAGGAGCAACCGGCTACATGGCGAGCTTTGTGCAAGATGGTACTTTCTGGGAATTCCTGGCTTACACTGCCGGTACCGGCGGTAGTATGCTAATCATTGGTTCCGCTGCCGGTGTTGCTGCAATGGGCCTCGAAAAGATCGATTTCATCTGGTATCTGAAGAAAATCTCCTGGTTGGCACTGGTAGGTTATTTAGCAGGTGCAGCTTTCTATTATATTGAGTTCATGCTGTAA
- a CDS encoding translocation/assembly module TamB domain-containing protein: MLLLIIYLAFQTSAVQTFVVRQITNQLSKKFNTTISIKSVDISFFNKLILKEVYIEDQKQDTLLYIDNLIATIDHLNLKKHNINLSSVNLLRTKVFLSLNEQHFPNYGFLLDSLRSSKADRDTLGWNITCETFLFDQAKVGYSYFNQQDYHLIDLQNIHLEVSDLNLEKDSIYFRINEMQFNDPKSFSLSNLSAEFVSYRKMIKLRNLKVLTPNSVITQADVVFDQSKMKDGSKFTESYIDVDLKQSQIDLQDVATVVPEIRGMDQKIDISGHVFGKISELKARDLQIKTGNSTAINCDFYVNGLPDFEKTFIQLDLKNSTLDFKDIAAIRLPNSSESPYPKISSTLNEAGVIQYNGNFTGFLSDFVAYGTINSNFGRIRTDLSFRPASNGLLDVNGHIKTINFRLGRFVQNSKLGRVTFGGQIDGQFNQNKNTMNATVVGAIDSIQFNNYKYKNIVLDGLIQEHRFEGDLNIHDKNLECAFNGKLNLDPDSSLFDFELKLDKADLVALQLDKYFKRSELSMHVNANFTGSKIDDIKGAIKFDDGKYVNENDTILLNSLIINTTAAETNRLEIKSDFIDADIEGSYLFASLGKSIENLVKYYLPSSAAEIQETPGLNKFSFDVEMKNLEPVLQTFYPKLRISPGYITGKFDEINHRIDLYSEIENVQLNNMVVKGYSLSIHSNDKLELKTRMEEFQIGDSQRLYNLALLASAADDEMDTKLLWNNYDILTYSGELEGKVAFTKRKDQTNHVDIKIAPSKIYIADTLWQVHPSAMAIDSSRVEFDNVMISNGQQFIAINGIASKNHDDQLELRVKNIDLKNLNLLLGDRNKLNGTMDGSISLIDMYERPLFLSDIKLNDFTYNDTKVGNISALSKWDRASNAVQTELIVSNDSRQTLYGYGSYFPEQDSLDLTLDAEGLSLSLLGPILAGSFQNIHGDATGEVKITGGLDKIEMNGDVLATNAGLALTYLQVGYYFTDTVKFRNDSIIFPNITINDFEGNTGVFNGSIRHDNFSNMDYNLSVNSRNLQIINTTPALNAQFYGKAYANGIVRITGHGQRVNIDGSATTLGHTALNISLDYQQEAEVYDFIRFVDHKSTTEKPSFVRGSQDKSAVFMNFNVNITPDARFQLIYNSQVGDMIRATGNGTLQVKIDPDFNIEMYGEYTVDRGDYLFTLKNVINKKFDIENGGKIRWNGSPYDATIDLNAVYKLKASLNDLLANSYQNIDVNQRIPVNCKISLKNQLSNPNIAFDIEFPTAEDQIREQVRQYMNTEEDMNKQMLSLLVMGKFYTPEYLRGTYEAQNPNLVGTTASELFSNQLSNWLSQISNDFDIGINYRPGNQITDDEIELALSTQIFNDRVTINGNISNNANQTGSTYNNSNSNIVGDFDVNVKLTNNGKLQLKAYNHSNNNIIYDTSPYKQGIGLSYRESYDTFEELWQKFLRLFGKKKAE, translated from the coding sequence TTGTTATTACTCATAATTTACCTGGCCTTTCAAACCAGCGCCGTTCAAACTTTTGTTGTCCGCCAAATTACCAATCAGCTCAGCAAGAAATTCAATACAACCATCAGTATCAAAAGCGTTGATATTTCATTCTTCAACAAGCTGATTTTAAAAGAAGTGTACATCGAAGATCAAAAACAGGATACACTTCTGTACATCGATAATTTGATCGCAACAATCGATCATCTGAACCTGAAAAAGCACAATATCAACCTGTCTTCGGTCAATTTATTGCGAACGAAAGTCTTTCTGTCGCTCAACGAGCAGCATTTTCCGAACTATGGATTTCTGCTGGACAGTCTCCGCAGTTCGAAAGCTGATCGCGATACGCTGGGCTGGAATATCACTTGTGAGACATTTTTGTTTGACCAGGCGAAGGTTGGTTATTCTTATTTTAATCAACAGGACTATCATTTAATCGACTTGCAGAATATCCACCTGGAGGTATCAGACCTGAATTTGGAAAAAGATTCAATTTACTTCAGGATTAATGAAATGCAGTTCAACGATCCCAAGAGCTTTAGTTTATCGAATCTGAGTGCCGAATTTGTATCGTACCGGAAAATGATCAAACTGCGCAATTTGAAGGTGTTGACACCGAATTCGGTGATCACGCAGGCAGATGTTGTGTTTGACCAAAGCAAAATGAAGGATGGCTCCAAATTCACGGAATCGTATATCGATGTGGACTTGAAGCAATCGCAAATTGATTTGCAGGATGTTGCAACGGTTGTTCCAGAAATCAGGGGAATGGATCAGAAAATTGATATTTCGGGCCACGTTTTCGGAAAAATATCGGAACTGAAGGCACGGGATCTTCAAATTAAAACCGGCAATTCGACGGCAATTAATTGCGACTTTTATGTGAACGGATTACCTGATTTTGAAAAAACATTCATCCAACTCGATCTGAAGAATTCCACCCTCGACTTTAAAGATATTGCTGCAATCCGACTGCCGAACAGCTCGGAATCGCCCTACCCTAAAATCTCGTCAACCCTGAACGAGGCCGGCGTCATTCAATACAACGGTAACTTCACCGGCTTCCTGAGTGATTTTGTGGCTTACGGAACAATTAATTCGAATTTCGGACGCATCCGTACGGACCTTTCTTTCCGTCCGGCATCCAACGGCCTACTGGACGTTAATGGACATATTAAAACCATCAATTTCCGCTTGGGGCGCTTTGTGCAGAATTCAAAACTGGGACGGGTAACTTTCGGCGGGCAAATTGACGGCCAATTCAACCAGAACAAAAATACGATGAATGCAACAGTGGTCGGAGCCATCGACAGCATTCAATTCAACAACTACAAGTACAAAAACATTGTGCTCGACGGCTTGATTCAGGAACATCGTTTTGAAGGAGATCTGAACATTCACGATAAAAATCTGGAGTGTGCCTTCAATGGTAAACTGAACCTGGATCCGGACTCTTCGCTTTTCGATTTTGAATTGAAACTGGACAAAGCGGACCTGGTAGCACTGCAACTCGATAAGTATTTCAAGCGGTCGGAACTTTCCATGCACGTCAATGCCAATTTCACAGGAAGTAAAATCGACGATATCAAAGGAGCAATCAAATTCGACGACGGGAAATACGTCAACGAAAACGATACGATTTTACTGAACAGTTTAATAATAAACACCACGGCAGCCGAGACAAACAGGCTGGAAATAAAATCAGACTTCATTGATGCTGATATCGAGGGGAGCTACCTTTTTGCGTCGCTTGGAAAATCGATCGAAAACCTGGTGAAATATTATTTGCCCTCAAGCGCAGCGGAAATCCAGGAAACACCGGGCTTAAACAAGTTTAGTTTCGATGTTGAGATGAAGAATCTGGAGCCCGTTCTGCAAACATTCTATCCCAAACTCCGCATCAGCCCCGGTTATATCACAGGCAAATTCGACGAAATAAATCACCGGATCGATTTATACTCCGAGATTGAAAATGTTCAGCTCAACAACATGGTTGTAAAGGGATATTCTCTGTCGATTCATTCCAACGATAAGCTTGAACTGAAAACCCGCATGGAAGAATTTCAGATTGGCGACAGTCAGCGATTGTACAACCTGGCGCTTCTTGCATCAGCTGCCGACGATGAAATGGACACTAAATTACTATGGAACAATTACGATATTCTGACTTACAGCGGTGAATTGGAGGGAAAAGTGGCCTTCACAAAACGGAAAGACCAAACCAACCATGTCGATATAAAAATTGCCCCCAGTAAAATCTATATCGCCGATACGCTTTGGCAGGTTCACCCATCGGCAATGGCAATTGATTCGAGCCGGGTTGAGTTTGACAATGTGATGATCTCGAACGGACAACAGTTTATTGCCATCAACGGCATCGCATCCAAAAACCACGACGACCAGTTAGAACTACGGGTGAAAAATATTGATCTGAAGAACCTGAATTTACTTCTCGGAGACAGAAATAAGCTCAACGGTACCATGGATGGATCAATCAGCCTGATTGACATGTACGAGCGGCCGCTTTTCCTTTCGGACATTAAATTGAATGATTTTACCTACAATGATACGAAGGTCGGCAATATCAGCGCACTCAGTAAATGGGATCGCGCGTCCAACGCTGTCCAGACAGAGTTGATTGTTTCCAATGACTCGCGGCAAACACTATACGGCTATGGCAGCTATTTCCCGGAGCAAGACAGCCTGGATTTGACGCTGGATGCGGAAGGACTCTCGTTAAGTTTGCTCGGCCCTATTTTAGCCGGAAGTTTCCAAAATATACACGGTGACGCGACCGGCGAAGTAAAAATAACCGGCGGGCTGGATAAAATAGAAATGAATGGTGATGTGCTGGCGACCAATGCTGGTCTGGCTTTGACGTATTTACAGGTGGGCTATTATTTTACCGATACGGTGAAGTTCCGAAACGATTCAATCATTTTCCCGAACATCACCATCAACGATTTTGAAGGAAATACGGGAGTTTTCAACGGATCAATCCGGCACGACAACTTCTCGAATATGGATTACAACCTCAGTGTCAATTCAAGAAATCTCCAGATCATCAATACGACGCCTGCTTTAAACGCGCAATTTTACGGGAAAGCCTATGCCAATGGTATCGTACGGATTACCGGTCACGGGCAACGTGTGAATATTGACGGCTCGGCAACGACACTCGGTCACACAGCGCTGAATATTTCGCTCGATTACCAGCAGGAAGCCGAAGTTTACGACTTCATCCGCTTTGTCGATCACAAATCAACGACCGAAAAACCGTCTTTTGTGCGCGGTTCACAGGACAAATCGGCCGTCTTCATGAACTTCAACGTCAACATCACGCCGGACGCGAGATTCCAATTGATCTACAACTCGCAGGTTGGCGATATGATTCGGGCAACAGGAAACGGAACACTGCAGGTGAAAATAGACCCGGATTTCAATATCGAAATGTACGGCGAATACACCGTCGACCGGGGAGACTACCTGTTTACGCTGAAGAACGTCATCAATAAGAAATTCGATATCGAGAACGGCGGAAAAATTCGCTGGAACGGCAGTCCGTACGATGCGACCATTGACCTGAATGCCGTTTACAAGTTAAAAGCGTCCTTGAACGATTTGCTGGCAAACAGCTATCAAAATATCGACGTTAATCAACGCATCCCGGTGAACTGCAAAATCTCGTTAAAAAATCAACTCAGCAACCCCAATATTGCATTCGACATTGAATTTCCGACCGCAGAAGACCAAATCAGGGAGCAGGTTCGGCAATACATGAACACCGAAGAAGACATGAACAAGCAAATGCTATCGCTGCTTGTAATGGGTAAGTTTTACACGCCCGAATATTTGCGGGGCACCTACGAGGCACAGAACCCAAACCTGGTTGGAACAACAGCCAGCGAACTTTTCTCGAACCAATTGAGCAATTGGCTGTCGCAGATTAGTAACGATTTCGACATTGGTATCAACTACCGCCCGGGCAACCAAATTACCGACGACGAGATTGAGTTGGCTTTGAGCACGCAGATTTTCAACGACCGGGTTACGATTAACGGTAACATCAGCAACAACGCCAATCAAACCGGTAGTACCTACAATAACAGCAACAGTAACATTGTTGGCGATTTCGACGTGAATGTGAAACTGACCAACAACGGCAAACTTCAGTTGAAAGCATACAATCACTCCAATAACAACATCATCTACGACACCTCGCCTTACAAGCAAGGCATCGGCTTGAGCTATCGCGAAAGTTACGATACCTTCGAAGAGTTGTGGCAAAAATTCTTGCGACTGTTCGGCAAAAAGAAAGCCGAATAG
- the tsaD gene encoding tRNA (adenosine(37)-N6)-threonylcarbamoyltransferase complex transferase subunit TsaD, translating to MEQKKDIIILGIESSCDDTSAAVLKNGYLLSNIIASQKVHEAYGGVVPELASRAHQQNIVPVVDQAIKQAGIDRKDISAVAFTRGPGLLGSLLVGTSFAKGYALAAGVPMIEINHLQGHVLAHFLKEDGAENREPKFPHLCLLVSGGNSQIILVKDHLEMEVIGQTIDDAAGEAFDKCAKVMGMPYPGGPLIDRLAKEGNPDAFQFAKPQIKDLDYSFSGLKTSFLYFLRDQLKENENFIEENKPDLCASLQRTIIEILMKKLVKACKETGIREVTVAGGVSANSGLQNALREEAAKRKWNLFIPKFAFTMDNAAMIAMTGHYKYLNNEFAEMDAVPFARMNIQE from the coding sequence ATGGAACAGAAAAAAGATATCATCATTCTCGGAATTGAATCGTCCTGTGACGATACATCGGCTGCCGTGTTGAAGAACGGTTATTTGTTATCGAACATCATTGCCAGCCAAAAGGTGCACGAAGCTTACGGTGGTGTGGTGCCAGAACTGGCTTCGCGGGCACATCAGCAAAATATTGTCCCGGTCGTTGATCAGGCTATTAAACAAGCCGGCATTGACCGAAAGGATATTTCAGCCGTTGCGTTTACTCGTGGCCCGGGCTTACTGGGTTCGTTGCTGGTTGGCACTTCGTTTGCAAAAGGTTATGCGTTAGCTGCCGGCGTTCCGATGATTGAAATCAACCACCTGCAAGGGCACGTTTTGGCTCACTTTCTGAAAGAAGATGGCGCTGAAAACCGTGAACCTAAATTTCCACACCTGTGCTTGTTGGTGAGTGGCGGTAATTCGCAGATTATTTTGGTGAAAGATCACCTGGAAATGGAAGTGATCGGCCAGACCATTGACGATGCTGCTGGCGAAGCTTTCGATAAATGTGCGAAAGTGATGGGAATGCCTTACCCGGGCGGACCATTGATCGACCGTTTGGCGAAAGAAGGAAATCCCGATGCATTCCAGTTTGCCAAGCCACAAATTAAGGATTTGGACTACAGTTTTAGTGGTCTGAAAACAAGTTTCCTCTACTTCCTGCGCGATCAGCTGAAGGAAAATGAAAATTTCATAGAGGAGAACAAACCGGATTTGTGTGCCTCGCTTCAACGGACGATTATCGAGATTTTGATGAAGAAACTCGTGAAGGCCTGCAAAGAGACCGGTATCCGCGAAGTGACCGTCGCTGGTGGTGTTTCGGCCAACTCTGGTTTGCAAAATGCCTTGCGCGAAGAGGCGGCAAAACGCAAATGGAACCTCTTTATTCCGAAATTTGCCTTTACAATGGACAACGCTGCGATGATTGCGATGACCGGCCATTACAAATACCTGAACAACGAGTTCGCCGAGATGGATGCCGTTCCTTTCGCGCGAATGAATATTCAGGAATAA
- a CDS encoding CobW family GTP-binding protein, with product MEKIRVVLVTGFLGAGKTTFINEVIKKHQHLKLALVENEFGEKSIDQDLIIGMRADNIFDLSNGCICCTISNEFSLTLLDLADKAGELDFLLIETTGIADLSNVIRPFYDDEDLRERYELQGSVCLVDARNFEEQLAGNEQQMQVILSDLLIINKTNEIEAKTLPGLERQLLAYNGSALVEHTNFGLLEDFSLAEFSERVKGKLEQKLSQPVMFRVVESKKYSTFTHQFPGFINLERFQYWFNYYAAINQREIYRIKGLLVTQNSPFKTIVQSVGGAVSYAEGSFLEPGEEPVNTLVFIGKDIDHERVVYELMHYLEGK from the coding sequence ATGGAGAAAATACGTGTGGTTTTGGTGACCGGCTTTTTGGGAGCCGGGAAAACAACATTCATCAACGAAGTCATCAAAAAACACCAGCACCTGAAATTGGCACTGGTTGAGAACGAATTTGGCGAAAAATCAATCGACCAGGATTTGATTATCGGCATGCGTGCCGACAATATCTTCGATTTGAGCAATGGCTGTATTTGTTGTACCATATCCAACGAATTTTCGTTAACACTTTTGGATTTGGCAGACAAAGCCGGTGAGTTGGATTTTCTGCTGATTGAAACAACCGGAATTGCAGATTTGTCGAATGTGATCCGTCCGTTTTACGACGACGAAGATTTGCGCGAGCGGTATGAGCTGCAGGGGAGCGTTTGCCTGGTTGATGCCCGAAACTTCGAGGAGCAGCTTGCCGGAAACGAGCAACAAATGCAGGTCATTCTGAGTGACCTCCTCATCATTAATAAAACCAACGAAATTGAAGCGAAGACCCTGCCAGGCTTGGAGAGACAGCTGCTTGCTTATAACGGTTCGGCACTTGTGGAGCACACTAATTTCGGACTTCTGGAGGATTTTTCGCTCGCCGAATTCAGTGAGCGTGTAAAAGGAAAACTGGAACAAAAGTTATCGCAGCCGGTCATGTTTCGGGTAGTGGAATCCAAAAAATACAGCACATTCACCCATCAATTCCCTGGTTTTATCAATTTAGAGCGTTTTCAATACTGGTTTAACTACTATGCAGCGATTAATCAGCGGGAAATTTACCGAATCAAAGGTCTTTTGGTTACGCAGAATTCACCGTTTAAAACAATTGTGCAATCGGTAGGCGGGGCGGTGTCTTATGCCGAGGGATCATTTCTTGAGCCCGGCGAAGAGCCCGTAAATACACTGGTTTTTATCGGTAAGGATATTGACCACGAGCGTGTGGTTTACGAGCTGATGCACTACTTGGAAGGGAAGTAG
- a CDS encoding LrgB family protein, whose product MESITNTHLFGILLTVGLFYLISLAKHRTRQNWLNPLLLSVIIIICILILADIPYDHYMKGGSVIHAFLGPVTVVLALPLYRQRKLLALHKYAILGGIITGVASAILSVVGLSRILGLNEMLERSLVPHSVTTPIGIAVSNMLNATQGITIISIIITGIIGASIAPFLLKFLRIKHPVAKGLSIGASSHALGTTKAIEMGETEAAMSSLAIGVAALTTVLVVILMQLMGWY is encoded by the coding sequence ATGGAAAGCATAACTAACACACACCTGTTCGGAATTTTATTGACGGTTGGCCTTTTTTACCTGATTTCACTGGCTAAACATCGAACCCGTCAAAATTGGCTGAATCCACTTTTGCTTTCAGTTATTATTATTATCTGCATTCTTATTTTAGCGGACATCCCCTATGACCACTACATGAAAGGTGGCAGCGTTATTCACGCTTTCCTGGGGCCTGTCACGGTGGTGTTGGCATTGCCCTTGTATCGTCAGCGTAAATTATTAGCATTACACAAATACGCAATCTTGGGTGGAATTATTACCGGGGTTGCGTCTGCAATTCTATCAGTTGTTGGGTTAAGTCGGATACTGGGTTTAAATGAGATGCTTGAACGATCGCTTGTTCCCCACTCCGTTACTACGCCAATCGGTATTGCTGTCAGTAACATGTTGAACGCAACTCAGGGAATCACAATCATTTCGATTATAATTACGGGAATTATCGGTGCATCAATAGCGCCATTTCTATTAAAATTTCTACGAATAAAACATCCCGTTGCTAAGGGTTTGAGTATTGGTGCATCATCGCACGCTTTGGGAACCACAAAAGCTATTGAAATGGGTGAAACAGAAGCTGCCATGAGCAGCCTTGCCATTGGAGTGGCTGCTTTAACAACTGTGCTGGTAGTTATTCTGATGCAACTGATGGGCTGGTATTAG
- a CDS encoding CidA/LrgA family protein, translating to MKIFKQLFIILSINLGGDLISRYLHFPLPGPITGMILLLILLLTGVLKERQIRETADFMLQNMGFFFIPAGVSVMISYHALKGFYFESFIVILISTILVMAATALATQLFINLNEKKNGKHN from the coding sequence ATGAAAATTTTCAAACAACTTTTTATCATCCTCTCAATAAATTTAGGGGGTGATTTAATAAGCAGGTACCTGCATTTTCCCCTGCCAGGTCCAATTACCGGGATGATATTGCTATTGATTTTGTTGCTTACCGGAGTGCTGAAAGAACGTCAGATACGCGAAACAGCTGACTTCATGCTCCAGAATATGGGATTTTTCTTTATCCCGGCTGGTGTAAGTGTGATGATTTCTTACCACGCGTTAAAGGGTTTTTATTTCGAAAGTTTTATCGTCATTCTGATCTCTACAATATTGGTAATGGCAGCGACTGCCCTCGCGACACAGTTATTCATCAATTTGAATGAAAAGAAGAATGGAAAGCATAACTAA
- a CDS encoding beta-phosphoglucomutase family hydrolase, which translates to MVLEKHPKAEALIFDLDGTLSDSLPVHIATWHKVCAHYNCTFNEKIIEEMTGMPTISFAERVIAENNLQGVDPNEIVKMKQETFWDHASLLKPHQPVVDLMLKYHGKIPMAVGTGASRRSAEVQLEKLGLTKYFDAIVTADDVTKHKPEPETFLKCAELLGIKAENCQVLEDGVLGMEAAKTAGMYLIDVRPFTYENFGQ; encoded by the coding sequence ATGGTACTTGAAAAACACCCGAAAGCCGAAGCGTTGATTTTTGATTTGGATGGGACGTTGTCTGATTCGCTTCCGGTTCACATTGCCACCTGGCACAAAGTATGCGCTCACTATAACTGCACATTCAACGAGAAAATCATAGAAGAAATGACCGGCATGCCGACAATTAGCTTTGCCGAGCGGGTTATTGCCGAAAACAACTTGCAGGGAGTTGATCCGAATGAAATCGTGAAAATGAAACAGGAAACATTCTGGGATCACGCGTCATTGCTGAAACCACACCAGCCGGTTGTCGACTTAATGTTGAAATATCACGGTAAAATCCCGATGGCTGTCGGCACCGGAGCCAGTCGACGCAGTGCAGAAGTGCAACTCGAAAAGTTGGGGCTGACCAAATATTTCGATGCGATTGTTACCGCCGACGACGTTACCAAACACAAACCGGAACCGGAAACATTTTTGAAGTGTGCCGAGTTATTAGGTATTAAAGCTGAAAATTGCCAGGTTTTGGAAGACGGTGTTCTGGGTATGGAAGCTGCAAAAACAGCCGGCATGTATCTGATTGACGTCCGCCCGTTCACCTACGAGAACTTTGGCCAGTAA